One region of Arvicola amphibius chromosome 3, mArvAmp1.2, whole genome shotgun sequence genomic DNA includes:
- the Psma4 gene encoding proteasome subunit alpha type-4: MSRRYDSRTTIFSPEGRLYQVEYAMEAIGHAGTCLGILANDGVLLAAERRNIHKLLDEVFFSEKIYKLNEDMACSVAGITSDANVLTNELRLIAQRYLLQYQEPIPCEQLVTALCDIKQAYTQFGGKRPFGVSLLYIGWDKHYGFQLYQSDPSGNYGGWKATCIGNNSAAAVSMLKQDYKEGEMTLKSALALAIKVLNKTMDVSKLSAEKVEIATLTRENGKTVIRVLKQKEVEQLIKKHEEEEAKAEREKKEKEQKEKDK; encoded by the exons ATG tcTCGAAGATATGACTCCAGGACCACAATATTTTCTCCAGAAG GTCGGTTGTACCAGGTGGAGTATGCCATGGAAGCTATTGGACACGCGGGCACCTGCTTGGGGATCTTAGCCAATGATGGAGTCCTGCTTGCAGCAGAGCGGCGCAACATTCACAAGCTTCTTGACgaagtctttttttctgaaaaaatttaTAAACTTAATGA gGACATGGCTTGCAGTGTGGCAGGCATCACATCTGATGCCAACGTCCTGACTAATGAACTAAGGCTCATTGCTCAAAG GTATTTATTACAGTACCAGGAGCCAATTCCATGTGAGCAGTTGGTTACAGCACTGTGCGATATCAAACAGGCTTATACACAGTTTGGAG gAAAGCGTCCCTTTGGTGTTTCTCTGCTGTACATTGGCTGGGATAAACACTATGGCTTTCAGCTCTATCAGAGTGACCCAAGTGGAAATTACGGGGGATGGAAAGCCACGTGTATCGGGAACAACAGTGCT GCAGCCGTGTCAATGCTGAAACAAGACTACAAAGAAGGAGAGATGACTCTGAAGTCGGCACTCGCTCTCGCTATCAAGGTGCTAAATAAGACCATGGATGTTAGTAAACTATCAGCTGAGAAAG tGGAAATCGCCACACTAACAAGAGAGAATGGAAAGACCGTGATCAGAGTCCTCAAGCAGAAGGAAGTAGAACAGTTGATCAAAAAACATGAGGAGGAAGAAGCTAAAGCTGAgcgggagaagaaggaaaaagaacagaaagaaaaggataaataa